One genomic segment of Acinetobacter sp. C26M includes these proteins:
- a CDS encoding MFS transporter, which yields MSSSTTTATPEVASNSKARVLFASLVGTTIEFFDFYIYATAAVLIFPHLFFPESSDGAAVLKSLATFAIAFIARPIGAAIFGHLGDRIGRKATLVAALLTMGISTVCIGLLPTYAQIGLAAPLLLALCRLGQGLGLGGEWSGAVLLATENAPEGKRAWYGMFPQLGAPIGFILATGSFLLLNAFMSEQAFMTWGWRIPFIASAVLVLVGLYIRLKLHETPAFQKVLNKQKEVNVPFKEVMTKHLPMLVLGTIAAICTFVVFYLTTVFALNWGTTKLGYARGEFLVLQLIATLCFAAFIPLSAIFAEKFGRKNTSIAVCILSALFGLCFAPLLGSGSPILVFLFLCIGLSIMGLTYGPIGTVLSEIFPTSVRYTGSALTFNLAGIFGASFAPYIATKLAESYGLGAVGLYLSLASILSLIAFLMIRETKHDDVNNQI from the coding sequence GTCGTCAAGCACTACGACTGCCACCCCAGAAGTGGCCAGCAATTCAAAAGCGCGAGTATTATTTGCCAGCCTTGTCGGTACGACAATTGAGTTTTTCGACTTTTATATCTATGCCACAGCAGCAGTACTCATTTTTCCACACTTATTTTTCCCTGAAAGTAGCGATGGTGCTGCGGTGCTTAAGTCACTCGCGACCTTTGCGATTGCTTTTATCGCCCGACCGATTGGCGCAGCAATTTTTGGACATCTCGGTGACCGAATCGGACGCAAGGCCACGTTAGTTGCTGCCTTGCTGACCATGGGGATTTCAACAGTGTGTATTGGTCTGTTACCGACCTATGCACAAATTGGTCTAGCAGCACCACTATTGCTTGCCTTATGTCGTTTAGGCCAAGGTTTAGGTTTAGGTGGTGAATGGAGCGGTGCAGTACTGCTTGCTACTGAGAATGCACCAGAGGGTAAACGCGCTTGGTATGGTATGTTTCCTCAACTCGGTGCACCAATCGGTTTCATCCTTGCAACAGGCTCATTCTTGCTACTCAATGCCTTTATGTCTGAACAAGCATTTATGACATGGGGTTGGCGTATTCCATTTATTGCCAGTGCTGTGTTGGTTTTAGTTGGTTTATACATCCGTTTAAAACTGCATGAAACCCCTGCTTTCCAAAAAGTATTAAACAAGCAAAAAGAAGTGAATGTACCGTTTAAAGAGGTCATGACCAAGCATTTACCAATGTTGGTGCTTGGGACAATTGCAGCCATCTGTACTTTCGTGGTGTTCTATCTCACCACCGTATTTGCCTTGAACTGGGGTACCACCAAGCTCGGCTATGCCCGTGGTGAATTCTTAGTATTACAGCTCATCGCGACCTTATGTTTTGCAGCCTTTATTCCACTCTCAGCAATTTTTGCAGAGAAGTTTGGTCGTAAAAATACGTCGATTGCAGTATGTATTCTTTCTGCACTATTTGGATTGTGTTTCGCACCGCTATTAGGTTCAGGTAGTCCAATTCTGGTATTCCTGTTCTTATGTATCGGTCTTTCGATTATGGGCTTAACCTATGGCCCAATTGGTACGGTACTGTCTGAAATCTTCCCCACCTCAGTTCGCTATACTGGCTCAGCACTGACTTTTAACCTAGCTGGTATTTTTGGTGCATCCTTTGCGCCTTATATCGCCACCAAGCTCGCAGAAAGTTATGGCTTAGGCGCAGTTGGTTTATATTTAAGTCTGGCTTCCATTTTATCGTTGATCGCATTTTTAATGATTCGCGAAACCAAACATGATGATGTAAATAACCAGATCTAA
- a CDS encoding MBL fold metallo-hydrolase: MIYNIHHLHCGSFCPVCAPLFGQKGWKAHLVCHCLLIETDRGLVLIDTGLGLQDYLHTEQRLGRLLKQFGSIVPNLKLTAIQQIQQLGFNPSDVKHIFVTHLDFDHAGGISDFPNATVHLLAAEFNATQSLTTKGKLRYKTEQFKQHRHWSFAEHNNGEPWFNLQKVKGLPLFQDEILMIPLIGHTAGHCGIAIKKADGWVLFCGDAYYTHLELNPKNKLRALDLTERLLAEENQLRLQNLKQLQYLAQHEPSIELICAHDPVEFNRYQ; the protein is encoded by the coding sequence ATGATCTACAATATCCACCATCTGCACTGTGGAAGCTTCTGCCCTGTTTGTGCCCCTTTATTTGGACAAAAAGGCTGGAAAGCACACCTCGTTTGTCATTGCCTATTGATTGAAACTGATCGTGGTTTAGTCTTAATTGACACAGGTCTGGGGCTTCAAGATTATTTACATACCGAACAACGTTTAGGCCGTTTGCTCAAACAATTCGGTTCAATTGTACCGAATTTAAAATTAACTGCCATTCAACAAATACAGCAACTCGGTTTTAACCCGAGTGACGTAAAACATATTTTTGTGACCCATCTAGATTTTGACCATGCGGGTGGAATTTCTGATTTCCCAAATGCTACCGTACATCTCTTAGCTGCGGAATTTAATGCTACCCAATCACTCACAACAAAAGGCAAACTACGCTATAAGACAGAACAATTTAAACAACATCGTCATTGGAGCTTTGCTGAACATAACAATGGAGAGCCATGGTTCAACCTCCAAAAAGTCAAAGGATTACCTCTATTTCAAGATGAAATTCTGATGATTCCACTGATTGGGCATACCGCTGGACACTGTGGGATTGCAATTAAAAAGGCAGATGGATGGGTTCTATTCTGTGGTGATGCCTATTACACCCATTTGGAACTCAATCCGAAAAATAAACTCAGAGCCCTGGACCTCACCGAACGATTACTCGCGGAAGAGAACCAACTGCGTTTGCAAAACCTGAAACAGTTACAATATCTAGCTCAACATGAACCAAGCATTGAGTTAATTTGTGCGCACGATCCAGTCGAATTCAATCGTTATCAGTAA
- a CDS encoding peroxiredoxin, giving the protein MTLRLGDIAPNFQQQSSQGDIDFYGFLGDSWGILFSHPADYTPVCTTELGYTAKLKDEFDKRGVKAIALSVDDVESHQGWIQDINETQNTTVNFPIIADKDRKVSELYEFIHPNASETLTVRSLVIIDPNKKVRLIITYPASTGRNFNEVLRVVDSLQLTDKHKVATPANWQHGEDVVIVPSLKDEEEIKQRFPKGYKAVKPYLRLTPQPE; this is encoded by the coding sequence ATGACATTACGTTTAGGCGACATCGCCCCAAATTTCCAACAACAATCAAGCCAAGGTGATATTGATTTTTATGGCTTTTTAGGGGATAGCTGGGGGATTCTTTTTTCCCATCCAGCGGACTACACCCCGGTCTGTACCACGGAACTTGGCTATACCGCAAAGCTAAAAGATGAGTTTGATAAGCGTGGTGTGAAAGCCATTGCACTTTCTGTGGACGATGTTGAATCACATCAAGGTTGGATTCAAGACATCAACGAAACACAGAATACTACTGTTAATTTTCCAATCATTGCCGACAAAGACCGTAAAGTTTCTGAGCTGTATGAGTTTATTCATCCAAATGCCAGTGAGACCTTAACAGTGCGTTCATTGGTAATTATTGACCCGAACAAAAAAGTTCGCTTGATTATTACCTACCCAGCATCAACAGGTCGTAATTTTAATGAAGTACTCCGTGTAGTCGACTCACTGCAACTAACCGACAAGCATAAAGTGGCAACCCCTGCCAACTGGCAACATGGTGAAGATGTGGTCATTGTACCGTCCTTGAAAGATGAGGAAGAAATCAAACAACGCTTCCCGAAAGGCTACAAGGCAGTCAAACCTTATTTACGATTGACCCCACAGCCTGAGTGA
- the secA gene encoding preprotein translocase subunit SecA, with protein MLASLIGGIFGTKNERELKRMRKIVEQINALEPTISALNDADLSAKTPEFKQRFNNGESLDKLLPEAFAVCREAAKRVMGMRHYDVQLIGGITLHEGKIAEMRTGEGKTLMGTLACYLNALSGQGVHVITVNDYLAQRDAELNRPLFEFLGLSIGVIYSMQMPDEKAQAYTADITYGTNNEFGFDYLRDNMVFSLQEKKQRGLSYAIIDEVDSILIDEARTPLIISGQSEDSSHLYQLINNIPPTLRPQKEEKVADGGHFWVDEKQRSVEMTEVGYETVEQNLIEMGLLAEGESLYSATNLNLVHHVTAAIRAHYLYQKNVHYIIGVNPQTQKEEVIIVDESTGRTMPGRRWSEGLHQAVEAKENMEIQPENQTLATTTFQNYFRLYKKLSGMTGTADTEAAEMKEIYGLDVVIIPTHRPMVRKDHNDLIYLNRNGKYTAIIEEITNIRQQGVAPILIGTATIEASEILSSKLLQAGIHHEVLNAKQHEREADIIAQAGSPNAVTIATNMAGRGTDILLGGNWKAKLAKIENSTPEDEARLQAQWEKDHEDVLSSGGLHIIGSERHESRRIDNQLRGRAGRQGDPGVSRFYLSLEDDLMRIFAGDRVVAMMRAMGLQESEAIEHKMVSRSIENAQRKVEARNFDIRKNLLKYDDVNNEQRKIIYSQRDEVLAESTLQDYIEEMHQEVVKGLIADFIPPESVHDQWDINGLENALHTDLGIDLPVQQWLDQDRRLDEEGLIARITDEVIARYRQRREQMGDESAAMLERHFMLNSLDRHWKDHLAAMDYLRQGIHLRGYAQKNPEQEYKKEAFNLFVNMLGVIKSDVVTDLSRVHVPTAEELVELEAQQQRQAESMRLSFEHDDVDGLTGEVTASEEIADHTFPVPESRNAPCPCGSGLKYKQCHGKI; from the coding sequence ATGTTGGCAAGTCTGATCGGAGGTATCTTCGGTACAAAAAATGAGCGTGAGCTCAAACGCATGCGTAAAATTGTTGAACAAATCAATGCGCTTGAACCGACGATATCTGCTCTTAACGATGCAGACCTCTCTGCAAAAACTCCAGAATTCAAACAACGTTTTAATAATGGTGAAAGTTTAGATAAATTATTACCAGAAGCTTTTGCTGTTTGTCGTGAAGCTGCAAAACGTGTCATGGGTATGCGTCACTATGATGTGCAGCTCATCGGTGGTATTACCTTACATGAAGGTAAAATTGCTGAGATGCGTACAGGTGAAGGTAAAACCCTGATGGGTACTTTGGCTTGTTACCTTAATGCATTAAGTGGTCAAGGTGTTCACGTGATTACAGTGAATGATTACTTGGCGCAACGTGATGCTGAGTTAAACCGTCCACTATTTGAATTCTTAGGCTTGAGCATTGGTGTGATTTACTCCATGCAAATGCCAGATGAAAAAGCACAAGCGTATACTGCCGATATTACTTACGGGACCAACAATGAGTTCGGTTTCGACTATCTACGCGACAATATGGTGTTTTCTCTACAAGAGAAAAAACAGCGTGGTTTAAGCTATGCCATCATTGATGAAGTTGACTCAATTTTAATTGATGAGGCGCGTACGCCATTGATCATTTCTGGTCAAAGTGAAGATTCATCTCATCTTTATCAGCTCATTAATAATATTCCTCCAACACTTCGTCCACAGAAAGAAGAAAAAGTGGCTGATGGCGGACATTTTTGGGTGGATGAGAAACAACGTTCAGTGGAAATGACTGAAGTTGGTTATGAAACAGTTGAGCAAAATCTGATTGAAATGGGCTTGTTGGCTGAGGGTGAAAGCCTGTATTCAGCAACCAACCTGAATTTGGTTCACCATGTGACTGCAGCGATTCGTGCACATTATCTCTATCAAAAGAACGTGCACTACATCATCGGTGTTAATCCACAGACTCAGAAAGAAGAAGTCATTATTGTGGATGAAAGTACTGGTCGTACAATGCCAGGTCGTCGTTGGTCAGAAGGTTTGCATCAAGCGGTTGAAGCCAAAGAAAACATGGAAATTCAACCTGAAAACCAAACACTTGCAACAACAACTTTCCAGAACTATTTCCGTCTATATAAAAAGCTTTCAGGTATGACCGGTACTGCCGATACAGAAGCTGCGGAAATGAAAGAGATTTATGGCTTAGACGTTGTGATTATTCCGACACATCGTCCAATGGTTCGTAAAGATCATAACGATTTAATCTATTTAAACCGTAATGGTAAATACACTGCGATTATCGAAGAAATTACCAATATTCGTCAGCAGGGTGTTGCACCGATCTTGATTGGTACAGCGACCATTGAAGCAAGTGAAATCTTGTCTTCTAAGTTGTTACAAGCGGGTATTCATCACGAAGTCTTGAACGCAAAACAGCATGAACGCGAAGCGGATATTATTGCTCAAGCGGGTAGTCCAAATGCTGTGACGATTGCGACAAACATGGCGGGTCGTGGTACGGATATTTTGCTGGGTGGTAACTGGAAAGCCAAGCTTGCCAAAATTGAAAATTCAACGCCAGAAGATGAAGCGCGTTTACAGGCACAGTGGGAAAAAGATCACGAAGATGTTTTAAGTTCTGGTGGTTTACATATCATTGGTTCTGAACGTCATGAATCACGTCGTATTGATAACCAGCTGCGTGGTCGTGCTGGTCGTCAGGGTGACCCTGGTGTATCTCGTTTCTATTTGTCACTTGAAGATGATTTGATGCGTATCTTCGCGGGTGATCGTGTGGTTGCTATGATGCGTGCAATGGGCTTACAAGAAAGTGAAGCCATTGAACACAAAATGGTCAGTCGTTCAATCGAGAATGCACAGCGTAAAGTTGAAGCACGTAACTTTGATATTCGTAAGAACTTATTGAAGTATGACGATGTTAACAACGAACAACGTAAGATCATTTACTCGCAACGTGATGAAGTATTGGCTGAAAGCACTTTACAAGATTACATTGAAGAAATGCATCAAGAAGTGGTGAAGGGCTTAATTGCGGACTTTATTCCACCAGAGTCGGTTCACGATCAGTGGGATATTAACGGTCTAGAAAACGCTTTGCATACAGATTTAGGCATTGACCTGCCTGTACAGCAATGGTTAGACCAAGATCGTCGTTTAGATGAAGAAGGTTTGATTGCACGTATTACTGATGAGGTAATTGCACGTTATCGTCAACGCCGTGAACAAATGGGTGATGAATCAGCAGCAATGCTTGAACGTCACTTTATGTTGAACTCACTTGATCGCCATTGGAAAGATCATTTGGCTGCGATGGATTATCTACGTCAAGGGATTCATTTACGTGGCTATGCACAGAAGAATCCTGAGCAAGAATACAAGAAAGAAGCATTCAACTTATTTGTAAATATGTTGGGTGTGATTAAGTCAGATGTGGTGACTGATTTATCTCGTGTTCATGTACCAACGGCAGAAGAGTTGGTTGAACTTGAAGCTCAGCAACAACGTCAGGCTGAATCAATGCGCCTTTCTTTTGAACATGATGATGTTGATGGCCTAACCGGTGAAGTAACCGCTTCTGAAGAAATTGCTGATCATACATTCCCAGTTCCAGAAAGTCGTAATGCACCTTGTCCGTGTGGTTCAGGTCTAAAGTACAAGCAATGTCACGGTAAAATCTAA
- the lpxO gene encoding lipid A hydroxylase LpxO — protein sequence MYAVIIVAVFLISFLYTYFRGKERLKASRQLFDHSTFLAPVNMFMTGFSKLPNQPFFDVAQFPELKPLQDNWQVIREEAIQLQNQIKASEKNNDAGFNTFFKRGWKRFYLKWYQDSHPSAQQLCPKTVALLESIPSVKAAMFTELPSGSYLGKHRDPYAGSVRYHLGLVTPNSDDCFIEVDQERYSWRDGEATVFDETFVHWAENKTEETRIILFCDIERPMKWGWAQKLNYWFGRNVMSAASSPNDDQDKTGFINRIFKYGYAVHHYGRGLKERNRPLYYVSKWLLFAILIGLILLPSFL from the coding sequence ATGTACGCAGTGATTATCGTTGCCGTATTTTTAATCAGCTTTTTATATACCTATTTTCGGGGCAAAGAACGATTAAAAGCATCTCGACAATTATTTGACCATTCGACATTTTTAGCGCCCGTGAACATGTTCATGACTGGTTTTTCTAAATTGCCGAACCAACCCTTCTTTGATGTGGCACAGTTTCCAGAACTGAAGCCCTTACAAGACAATTGGCAAGTGATTCGAGAAGAAGCAATTCAACTGCAAAACCAAATTAAAGCGTCTGAAAAAAATAATGATGCTGGCTTTAATACTTTCTTTAAACGTGGGTGGAAACGTTTTTATCTAAAATGGTATCAAGACAGCCATCCTTCAGCACAGCAACTCTGCCCAAAAACAGTGGCTCTGTTGGAAAGCATTCCTTCAGTCAAAGCAGCGATGTTTACCGAACTACCATCAGGTAGTTATCTGGGTAAACACCGTGATCCTTATGCTGGTTCTGTTCGTTATCACTTAGGTCTGGTCACGCCAAATAGTGATGATTGCTTTATTGAAGTCGATCAAGAGCGTTATAGCTGGAGAGATGGTGAGGCAACCGTTTTTGATGAAACCTTTGTGCATTGGGCTGAAAACAAAACTGAGGAAACCCGTATCATCTTATTCTGTGATATTGAACGTCCAATGAAATGGGGCTGGGCACAAAAGTTGAATTATTGGTTTGGTCGTAATGTCATGTCTGCGGCAAGCTCACCGAATGATGATCAAGACAAAACTGGTTTTATTAACCGTATTTTCAAATATGGTTATGCCGTCCACCATTATGGTCGTGGCTTAAAAGAGCGTAATCGCCCACTCTACTATGTATCCAAGTGGTTACTATTTGCCATCCTGATTGGTTTAATTTTATTACCAAGTTTTTTATAA